One window of the Klebsiella sp. WP3-W18-ESBL-02 genome contains the following:
- the ispH gene encoding 4-hydroxy-3-methylbut-2-enyl diphosphate reductase — translation MQILLANPRGFCAGVDRAISIVENALAIYGAPIYVRHEVVHNRYVVDSLRARGAIFIEQISEVPDGAILIFSAHGVSQAVRNEAKSRDLTVFDATCPLVTKVHMEVARASRRGEESILIGHAGHPEVEGTMGQYSNPKGGMYLVESPEDVLKLTVKDESKLSFMTQTTLSVDDTSDVIDALRVRFPKIVGPRKDDICYATTNRQEAVRSLAQQADVVLVVGSKNSSNSNRLAELAQRMGKAAYLIDDAADIQEAWVKDVACVGVTAGASAPDILVQNVIARLQGLGGGEAITLEGREENIVFEVPRELRVDVREVE, via the coding sequence ATGCAGATCCTGTTGGCCAACCCACGCGGCTTTTGTGCAGGCGTTGACCGCGCTATCAGCATTGTTGAAAATGCGCTCGCCATCTATGGCGCGCCAATCTATGTTCGCCATGAAGTGGTGCATAACCGCTACGTGGTGGACAGCCTGCGCGCACGCGGCGCTATCTTTATCGAGCAGATTAGCGAAGTGCCGGACGGCGCGATCCTGATTTTCTCTGCCCACGGCGTTTCTCAGGCCGTGCGTAACGAAGCGAAAAGTCGCGACCTGACGGTCTTTGACGCGACCTGCCCGCTAGTCACCAAAGTACATATGGAAGTGGCGCGCGCCAGTCGTCGCGGCGAAGAGTCGATTCTTATCGGTCACGCCGGTCACCCGGAAGTCGAAGGCACCATGGGCCAGTACAGCAACCCGAAAGGGGGCATGTACCTCGTTGAGTCGCCGGAAGACGTACTGAAGCTGACGGTGAAAGACGAAAGCAAGCTGTCGTTTATGACCCAGACTACGCTGTCGGTGGACGATACCTCCGACGTTATTGACGCGCTGCGTGTCCGTTTCCCGAAAATCGTTGGCCCGCGTAAAGACGACATTTGCTACGCCACCACTAACCGTCAGGAGGCCGTGCGATCGCTCGCTCAGCAGGCCGACGTCGTGCTGGTCGTAGGGTCGAAAAACTCGTCGAACTCCAACCGTCTGGCTGAACTGGCGCAGCGGATGGGCAAAGCCGCCTATCTGATTGATGACGCCGCAGATATTCAGGAAGCGTGGGTGAAAGATGTGGCCTGCGTGGGCGTTACCGCCGGGGCTTCTGCGCCGGATATTCTGGTGCAGAACGTGATTGCCCGCCTGCAAGGGCTGGGCGGCGGCGAAGCCATCACCCTTGAAGGGCGTGAAGAAAACATTGTTTTCGAAGTGCCGCGCGAGCTGCGTGTGGATGTTCGTGAAGTCGAATAA
- the carA gene encoding glutamine-hydrolyzing carbamoyl-phosphate synthase small subunit, with protein MIKSALLVLEDGTQFYGRAIGATGSAVGEVVFNTSMTGYQEILTDPSYSRQIVTLTYPHIGNVGTNAADEESSQVHAQGLVIRDLPLIASNYRNTEDLSSYLKRHNIVAIADIDTRKLTRLLREKGAQNGCIIAGDHLDAALALENAKAFPGLNGMDLAKEVTTAESYSWTQGSWTLAGDLPEARSEEELPFHVVAYDFGAKRNILRMLVDRGCRLTVVPAKTSAEEVLAMNPDGVFLSNGPGDPAPCDYAIDAIEKFLQTNVPVFGICLGHQLLALASGAKTIKMKFGHHGGNHPVKDLDKNVVMITAQNHGFAVDEDSLPANLRVTHKSLFDGTLQGIHRTDKPAFSFQGHPEASPGPHDAAPLFDHFIELIEQYRQSAK; from the coding sequence TTGATTAAGTCAGCGCTATTGGTTCTGGAAGACGGAACCCAGTTTTACGGTCGGGCCATAGGGGCAACGGGTTCGGCGGTTGGGGAAGTCGTTTTCAATACTTCAATGACCGGTTATCAAGAAATCCTCACTGATCCTTCCTATTCTCGCCAAATCGTCACCCTTACTTATCCCCATATCGGTAATGTCGGCACCAACGCCGCCGATGAAGAGTCCTCTCAGGTTCACGCTCAGGGTCTGGTTATTCGCGACCTGCCGCTGATTGCCAGCAACTACCGCAACACCGAAGACCTCTCTTCTTACCTCAAACGCCATAACATCGTGGCGATTGCCGATATCGATACGCGTAAGCTGACGCGACTGCTGCGCGAGAAGGGCGCTCAGAACGGCTGCATCATCGCGGGTGACCACCTCGATGCCGCGCTGGCGCTGGAAAACGCCAAAGCGTTCCCGGGCCTCAACGGTATGGACCTGGCAAAAGAAGTGACCACGGCTGAATCCTACAGCTGGACGCAGGGTAGCTGGACGCTGGCGGGTGACCTGCCGGAAGCCAGGTCCGAAGAAGAGCTGCCGTTCCACGTCGTTGCCTACGATTTTGGCGCGAAGCGCAACATCCTGCGTATGCTGGTTGACCGCGGCTGCCGCCTGACGGTGGTGCCGGCGAAAACCTCCGCTGAAGAAGTGCTGGCGATGAATCCAGACGGCGTGTTCCTGTCTAACGGCCCTGGCGACCCGGCACCGTGCGACTACGCCATCGACGCGATTGAAAAATTCCTCCAGACCAACGTTCCGGTGTTTGGCATCTGCCTCGGCCATCAGCTGCTGGCGCTGGCGAGCGGTGCGAAGACTATCAAAATGAAGTTTGGTCACCACGGTGGTAACCACCCGGTGAAAGACCTGGATAAGAACGTGGTGATGATCACCGCGCAGAACCACGGCTTTGCGGTTGATGAAGACTCGTTGCCAGCCAACCTGCGCGTGACCCACAAATCTCTGTTCGACGGTACCCTGCAGGGGATTCACCGTACCGATAAACCGGCGTTCAGCTTCCAGGGCCACCCAGAGGCGAGCCCAGGCCCGCACGATGCGGCACCGCTGTTCGACCACTTTATCGAGCTTATTGAGCAATACCGTCAGTCCGCGAAATAA
- the lspA gene encoding signal peptidase II codes for MSKSICSTGLRWLWLVVAVLIIDLGSKYLILQNFALGDTVPLFPSLNLHYARNYGAAFSFLADSGGWQRWFFAGIAIGICVALAVLMYRSKATQKLNNIAYALIIGGALGNLFDRLWHGFVVDMIDFYVGDWHFATFNLADTAICIGAALIVLEGFLPKKQA; via the coding sequence ATGAGTAAATCGATTTGTTCAACAGGGTTACGCTGGCTGTGGCTGGTTGTCGCCGTGCTGATTATCGATCTGGGCAGCAAATACCTGATCCTCCAGAATTTTGCTCTGGGGGATACGGTGCCGCTGTTCCCGTCGCTTAATCTGCATTATGCGCGTAACTATGGCGCCGCGTTCAGCTTCCTGGCCGACAGCGGCGGCTGGCAGCGCTGGTTCTTTGCGGGTATCGCTATCGGTATCTGCGTCGCGCTGGCGGTGCTGATGTATCGCTCTAAGGCCACGCAAAAGCTGAACAACATTGCCTACGCGCTGATTATTGGCGGCGCGCTGGGTAACCTGTTCGACCGTTTGTGGCACGGTTTCGTTGTCGACATGATCGATTTCTACGTCGGCGACTGGCACTTTGCCACCTTCAACCTGGCCGATACCGCAATCTGTATCGGTGCTGCGCTGATCGTGCTGGAAGGTTTCCTGCCGAAAAAACAGGCGTAG
- the fkpB gene encoding FKBP-type peptidyl-prolyl cis-trans isomerase, with the protein MSDSIQSNSAVLVHFTLKLDDGSTAESTRNNGKPALFRLGDASLSEGLEQHLLGLKAGDKKSFSLEPDAAFGISTPDLIQYFSRREFMDAGEPEIGAIMLFTAMDGSEMPGVIREINGDSITVDFNHPLAGHTVHFDIEVLEVDPVLEA; encoded by the coding sequence ATGTCTGATTCGATTCAAAGCAATAGCGCAGTGCTGGTGCACTTCACGCTGAAACTGGACGATGGCTCTACCGCTGAGTCGACCCGTAACAACGGCAAACCGGCGCTGTTTCGTCTGGGCGATGCCTCCCTGTCTGAAGGGCTGGAGCAGCATCTTCTCGGCCTGAAGGCCGGGGATAAAAAATCCTTCTCTCTGGAGCCGGATGCGGCGTTTGGTATCTCTACGCCAGATCTTATCCAGTATTTCTCCCGCCGCGAATTTATGGATGCGGGCGAACCGGAAATCGGCGCTATCATGCTGTTCACCGCAATGGACGGCAGCGAGATGCCAGGCGTGATCCGCGAGATTAACGGTGACTCCATCACGGTTGATTTCAACCACCCGCTGGCGGGCCATACCGTTCATTTTGATATTGAAGTACTGGAAGTCGATCCGGTACTGGAGGCGTAA
- the rihC gene encoding ribonucleoside hydrolase RihC, producing the protein MRLPIFLDTDPGIDDAAAIAAALFAPELDLQLMTTVAGNVSVEKTTRNGLQLLHFWGADVPLAQGAAAPLVRPLRDAASVHGESGMEGYDFVEHNRQPLAKPAFQAIRDALMHAPQPVTLVAIGPLTNIALLLTQYPECRFNIRRLVIMGGSAGRGNFTPNAEFNIAIDPEAAALVFRSGLEIVMCGLDVTNQALLSPEYLASLPALNKTGAMLHALFSHYRSGSMQSGLRMHDLCAIAWLVRPELFTLQSCFVAVETQGQYTAGTTVVDIEGRLGQPANAQVALALDVEGFRQWVAEVFARAP; encoded by the coding sequence ATGCGCCTGCCTATTTTCCTGGATACCGATCCCGGTATCGACGACGCCGCAGCGATTGCCGCTGCGCTTTTTGCCCCCGAGCTGGATCTCCAGTTAATGACCACCGTAGCCGGCAACGTTTCGGTCGAAAAAACCACTCGTAACGGTCTGCAACTCCTGCACTTCTGGGGTGCCGACGTTCCGTTGGCGCAGGGGGCGGCTGCCCCGTTGGTTCGCCCGCTGCGCGACGCTGCATCGGTGCACGGCGAATCCGGCATGGAGGGCTATGACTTTGTCGAGCATAACCGTCAGCCGTTGGCAAAACCGGCGTTTCAGGCCATTCGCGATGCGCTGATGCACGCGCCGCAGCCGGTGACGCTGGTGGCGATTGGCCCGCTGACCAATATTGCGCTACTGCTGACGCAGTATCCGGAATGCCGCTTCAATATTCGTCGACTGGTGATCATGGGCGGTTCCGCCGGGCGCGGTAACTTTACCCCCAACGCCGAGTTTAATATTGCCATTGACCCGGAAGCCGCGGCGCTGGTGTTCCGCAGCGGCCTGGAGATTGTGATGTGCGGGCTGGACGTCACCAACCAGGCGCTGCTTTCGCCGGAATATCTCGCCTCTCTGCCCGCGCTGAATAAAACCGGCGCCATGCTTCACGCGCTGTTCAGCCACTACCGCAGCGGCAGCATGCAGAGCGGCCTGCGCATGCACGACCTGTGCGCGATTGCCTGGCTGGTGCGCCCCGAACTGTTTACGCTGCAAAGCTGCTTTGTGGCGGTAGAAACTCAGGGGCAATACACGGCGGGCACGACGGTGGTGGATATCGAAGGGCGATTGGGACAGCCGGCCAACGCGCAGGTGGCGCTGGCGCTGGACGTGGAGGGGTTCCGTCAGTGGGTGGCTGAAGTTTTTGCCCGTGCGCCGTAA
- the carB gene encoding carbamoyl-phosphate synthase large subunit → MPKRTDIKSILILGAGPIVIGQACEFDYSGAQACKALREEGYRVILVNSNPATIMTDPEMADATYIEPIHWEVVRKIIEKERPDAVLPTMGGQTALNCALELERQGVLEEFGVTMIGATADAIDKAEDRRRFDVAMKKIGLDTARSGIAHTMEEALAVAADVGFPCIIRPSFTMGGTGGGIAYNREEFEEICERGLDLSPTNELLIDESLIGWKEYEMEVVRDKNDNCIIVCSIENFDAMGIHTGDSITVAPAQTLTDKEYQIMRNASMAVLREIGVETGGSNVQFSVNPKDGRLIVIEMNPRVSRSSALASKATGFPIAKVAAKLAVGYTLDELMNDITGGRTPASFEPSIDYVVTKIPRFNFEKFVGANDRLTTQMKSVGEVMAIGRTQQESLQKALRGLEVGATGFDPKVSLDDPEALTKIRRELKDAGAERIWYIADAFRAGLSVDGVFNLTNIDRWFLVQIEELVRLEEKVAEVGINGLDADFLFHLKRKGFADARLAKLAGVREAEIRKLRDQYNLHPVYKRVDTCAAEFATDTAYMYSTYEEECESNPSVDRDKIMVLGGGPNRIGQGIEFDYCCVHASLALREDGYETIMVNCNPETVSTDYDTSDRLYFEPVTLEDVLEIVRIEKPKGVIVQYGGQTPLKLARELEAAGVPVIGTSPDAIDRAEDRERFQHAVDRLKLKQPANATVTAIEQAVEKAKEIGYPLVVRPSYVLGGRAMEIVYDEADLKRYFQTAVSVSNDAPVLLDRFLDDAIEVDVDAICDGEMVLIGGIMEHIEQAGVHSGDSACSLPAYTLSQEIQNVMREQVQKLAFELQVRGLMNVQFAVKDNEVYLIEVNPRAARTVPFVSKATGVPLAKVAARVMAGKTLKQQGVTEEIIPPYYSVKEVVLPFNKFPGVDPLLGPEMRSTGEVMGVGRTFAEAFAKAQLGSNSTMKKQGRALLSVREGDKERVVDLAAKLLKQGFELDATHGTAIVLGEAGINPRLVNKVHEGRPHIQDRIKNGEYTYIINTTAGRQAIEDSKLIRRSALQYKVHYDTTLNGGFATAMALNADAKDKVTSVQEMHAQIKK, encoded by the coding sequence ATGCCAAAACGTACAGACATAAAAAGTATCCTGATTCTGGGCGCGGGCCCGATTGTTATCGGTCAGGCGTGTGAGTTTGACTACTCCGGTGCCCAGGCGTGTAAAGCGCTGCGCGAAGAGGGCTACCGCGTCATTCTGGTGAACTCCAACCCGGCCACCATCATGACCGACCCGGAAATGGCCGATGCCACCTACATCGAGCCGATTCACTGGGAAGTGGTGCGTAAAATCATCGAAAAAGAGCGCCCGGATGCGGTGCTGCCGACCATGGGCGGCCAGACCGCGCTGAACTGTGCGCTGGAGCTGGAGCGTCAGGGCGTGCTGGAAGAGTTCGGCGTGACCATGATTGGTGCTACCGCTGATGCGATTGATAAAGCAGAAGACCGTCGCCGTTTCGACGTCGCGATGAAGAAAATCGGCCTCGACACCGCGCGTTCCGGTATCGCGCACACCATGGAAGAGGCGCTGGCGGTTGCCGCTGACGTCGGCTTCCCATGCATCATCCGTCCAAGCTTCACCATGGGCGGCACCGGTGGCGGTATCGCCTACAACCGCGAAGAGTTCGAAGAAATCTGTGAACGCGGTCTGGATCTCTCGCCAACCAACGAGCTGCTGATTGATGAATCGCTGATCGGCTGGAAAGAGTACGAGATGGAAGTGGTGCGTGATAAAAACGACAACTGCATCATCGTCTGCTCTATCGAAAACTTCGATGCGATGGGCATCCACACCGGTGACTCCATCACCGTGGCGCCAGCGCAGACCCTGACCGACAAAGAATACCAAATCATGCGTAACGCCTCGATGGCGGTACTGCGTGAAATCGGCGTAGAAACCGGCGGTTCTAACGTGCAGTTCTCGGTGAACCCGAAAGACGGTCGCCTGATTGTTATCGAAATGAACCCGCGCGTATCCCGCTCCTCGGCGCTGGCCTCGAAAGCGACCGGCTTCCCGATTGCTAAAGTGGCTGCCAAGCTGGCAGTGGGTTACACCCTCGATGAACTGATGAACGACATCACCGGCGGCCGTACCCCGGCTTCCTTCGAGCCGTCCATCGACTACGTTGTGACGAAGATTCCACGCTTCAACTTCGAGAAATTCGTTGGCGCTAACGACCGTCTGACCACGCAGATGAAATCTGTCGGTGAAGTGATGGCGATTGGCCGCACGCAGCAGGAATCCCTGCAGAAAGCGCTGCGCGGTCTGGAAGTGGGCGCGACCGGCTTCGACCCGAAAGTGAGCCTCGATGACCCTGAAGCGCTGACCAAAATCCGCCGCGAACTGAAAGACGCAGGCGCTGAGCGTATCTGGTACATCGCCGATGCCTTCCGCGCGGGCCTCTCTGTCGATGGCGTGTTTAACCTGACCAACATCGACCGCTGGTTCCTGGTACAGATTGAAGAGCTGGTGCGTCTGGAAGAGAAAGTGGCGGAAGTGGGTATCAACGGCCTCGACGCTGACTTCCTGTTCCACCTGAAACGCAAAGGCTTTGCCGATGCGCGTCTGGCAAAACTGGCGGGCGTCCGCGAAGCGGAAATCCGCAAGCTGCGTGACCAGTACAACCTGCACCCGGTCTACAAGCGTGTGGACACCTGTGCGGCGGAATTTGCTACCGACACCGCTTACATGTACTCCACCTATGAAGAAGAGTGCGAGTCCAATCCTTCCGTAGACCGCGATAAAATCATGGTCCTCGGCGGCGGCCCGAACCGTATCGGTCAGGGTATCGAATTTGACTACTGCTGCGTACACGCCTCGCTGGCGCTGCGTGAAGACGGTTACGAGACCATCATGGTCAACTGTAACCCGGAAACCGTCTCTACCGACTATGACACTTCCGACCGCCTGTACTTCGAGCCGGTAACCCTGGAAGACGTGCTGGAAATCGTGCGCATCGAGAAGCCGAAGGGCGTTATCGTACAGTACGGCGGCCAGACCCCGCTGAAGCTGGCGCGTGAACTGGAAGCCGCAGGCGTACCGGTGATCGGCACCAGCCCGGATGCTATCGACCGCGCAGAAGACCGTGAGCGCTTCCAGCATGCGGTTGACCGTCTGAAGCTGAAACAGCCAGCCAACGCCACCGTGACCGCGATTGAACAAGCGGTTGAGAAGGCAAAAGAGATTGGCTACCCGCTGGTGGTGCGTCCGTCCTACGTTCTCGGCGGCCGTGCGATGGAAATCGTCTACGACGAAGCTGACCTTAAGCGCTACTTCCAGACCGCCGTCAGCGTTTCCAACGACGCGCCGGTGCTGCTGGACCGCTTCCTGGACGATGCGATTGAAGTCGACGTCGACGCCATCTGCGACGGCGAAATGGTGCTGATTGGCGGCATCATGGAGCACATCGAGCAGGCTGGCGTTCACTCCGGTGACTCCGCGTGTTCCCTGCCAGCCTACACGCTGAGCCAGGAAATTCAGAACGTGATGCGTGAGCAGGTGCAGAAGCTGGCCTTCGAGCTGCAGGTTCGCGGCCTGATGAACGTGCAGTTCGCGGTGAAAGACAACGAAGTCTACCTGATTGAAGTCAACCCGCGTGCGGCGCGTACCGTACCGTTCGTCTCCAAAGCGACCGGCGTACCGCTGGCGAAAGTGGCGGCGCGCGTGATGGCAGGGAAAACCCTGAAGCAGCAGGGCGTGACCGAAGAAATCATCCCACCGTACTACTCGGTGAAAGAAGTGGTGCTGCCGTTCAACAAATTCCCAGGCGTTGACCCACTGTTAGGGCCAGAAATGCGCTCTACCGGGGAAGTGATGGGCGTAGGCCGTACCTTCGCGGAAGCGTTCGCTAAGGCTCAACTCGGCAGTAACTCCACCATGAAGAAACAGGGCCGTGCGCTGCTCTCCGTTCGCGAAGGCGACAAAGAGCGCGTGGTTGACCTGGCCGCTAAGCTGCTGAAACAGGGCTTCGAGCTGGATGCAACCCACGGTACCGCGATTGTACTGGGTGAAGCGGGTATCAACCCGCGCCTGGTGAACAAGGTGCATGAAGGTCGTCCGCACATTCAGGACCGTATCAAGAATGGCGAATACACCTACATCATCAACACCACCGCAGGTCGTCAGGCGATTGAAGACTCCAAGCTGATTCGCCGCAGCGCGCTGCAGTACAAGGTGCATTACGACACTACCCTGAACGGCGGCTTCGCGACGGCAATGGCGCTGAATGCGGACGCTAAAGACAAAGTCACTTCCGTACAGGAAATGCACGCGCAGATTAAAAAATAA
- a CDS encoding LysR family transcriptional regulator, whose amino-acid sequence MNPNLLPDLATFVLIVDHGSFSAAAKTSGATPSAISRSVTRLERALGSKLLHRTTRKLALSETGKMVYEHAQEMLNAAQLALDSGSSQQQIAQGKLTLSVPKAVGRFVIHPLMAEFFTRFPQVDVCLRLEDRYMDLIDDGVDLALRISQSPSPGLYGRPLMPVSHVICATPEYLRQHGMPEHPQALRDHCCISLGETPADSRWKFRRGETMETIQTHGRYAANHTGVRLDAVKHHLGIGSLPLFTAREALASGEIVQVLPDWEFISDYSGELWLLWTRNKHMPARMRAMIDYLSEKLPQYGE is encoded by the coding sequence ATGAATCCAAACCTGCTTCCCGATCTGGCCACCTTCGTGCTGATCGTTGACCACGGTAGCTTCTCTGCTGCCGCCAAAACGTCGGGCGCGACGCCTTCGGCTATTAGCCGCAGCGTTACCCGTCTTGAACGCGCGCTCGGCAGCAAACTGCTACACCGCACCACCCGCAAACTGGCGCTGAGTGAAACAGGAAAAATGGTGTATGAGCACGCACAGGAGATGCTGAACGCCGCACAATTGGCACTCGACTCCGGCAGCAGCCAGCAGCAGATCGCGCAGGGGAAACTCACGCTCAGCGTGCCCAAAGCGGTGGGGCGTTTTGTTATCCATCCGCTCATGGCCGAATTTTTTACGCGCTTTCCACAGGTGGACGTTTGTCTGCGGCTGGAAGACCGGTATATGGATTTGATTGACGATGGCGTCGACCTGGCGCTACGCATCAGCCAGTCGCCCTCTCCCGGCCTGTACGGCCGCCCGCTAATGCCGGTCAGCCACGTTATTTGCGCCACTCCGGAGTATCTGCGCCAGCACGGCATGCCGGAACACCCGCAGGCGCTGCGCGACCATTGCTGCATCAGCCTTGGCGAGACGCCCGCTGATTCACGCTGGAAGTTTCGGCGCGGCGAAACCATGGAGACGATTCAGACCCACGGGCGCTATGCCGCTAACCATACCGGCGTGCGGCTGGATGCGGTAAAGCATCATCTTGGTATCGGCAGCCTGCCGCTGTTCACCGCCCGCGAAGCGCTCGCCAGCGGAGAGATTGTGCAGGTTCTGCCGGATTGGGAATTTATCAGCGACTACAGCGGCGAGCTGTGGCTACTGTGGACGCGCAATAAGCATATGCCCGCCAGAATGCGGGCCATGATTGATTATCTGAGTGAAAAACTGCCGCAGTATGGCGAGTGA
- the dapB gene encoding 4-hydroxy-tetrahydrodipicolinate reductase: MHDAQIRVAIAGAGGRMGRQLIQAAMAMEGVQLGAALEREGSSLLGSDAGELAGAGKAGVTVQSSLEAVKDDFDVFIDFTRPEGTLTHLAFCRQHGKGMVIGTTGFDDAGKQAIRDASQDIAIVFAANFSVGVNVMLKLLEKAAKVMGDYTDIEIIEAHHRHKVDAPSGTALAMGEAIAGALDKDLKDCAVYSREGYTGERVPGTIGFATVRAGDIVGEHTAMFADIGERVEITHKASSRMTFANGAVRTALWLKSKKNGLFDMRDVLNLNEL; this comes from the coding sequence ATGCATGATGCACAAATCCGCGTCGCCATTGCCGGCGCCGGTGGCCGCATGGGACGGCAGTTAATCCAGGCCGCGATGGCGATGGAAGGGGTACAACTGGGTGCGGCGCTGGAGCGTGAAGGCTCCAGCTTACTGGGCAGCGATGCCGGTGAACTGGCGGGGGCAGGGAAAGCAGGCGTCACCGTTCAGAGCAGCCTGGAAGCGGTAAAAGATGATTTTGACGTGTTTATCGACTTTACCCGTCCGGAAGGCACGTTGACGCATCTGGCTTTCTGCCGCCAGCATGGGAAGGGGATGGTGATTGGCACCACCGGGTTTGATGATGCCGGTAAACAGGCCATTCGTGATGCCTCTCAGGACATTGCTATCGTATTTGCCGCTAACTTCAGCGTTGGCGTCAACGTGATGCTGAAGCTGCTGGAGAAAGCGGCGAAGGTGATGGGCGACTATACCGATATCGAAATTATTGAAGCGCACCACCGCCACAAAGTGGATGCGCCATCAGGTACGGCACTGGCGATGGGTGAAGCGATCGCCGGGGCGCTGGATAAAGATCTGAAAGACTGCGCGGTCTACTCGCGTGAAGGTTATACCGGAGAACGCGTACCGGGCACGATTGGTTTTGCTACCGTCCGTGCGGGTGACATTGTCGGTGAACATACCGCGATGTTCGCCGATATTGGTGAACGCGTGGAGATTACGCATAAGGCTTCCAGCCGCATGACGTTTGCTAACGGTGCGGTAAGAACGGCTCTTTGGCTTAAATCAAAGAAAAATGGTCTTTTTGATATGCGTGATGTGTTGAATTTGAATGAACTATAA